Proteins encoded in a region of the Benincasa hispida cultivar B227 chromosome 2, ASM972705v1, whole genome shotgun sequence genome:
- the LOC120071919 gene encoding uncharacterized protein LOC120071919, which yields MDIRLIRHLLHGSTNQPALPPKTMTVRLQPFKRAAKRRRVEDSDNEHSDDASINEQESEVELACLDLNLPLPTLTLSSPINDPIDPTHQTETHEDQVGETHNPCFSPPRSLILSSFIPPTTVYEPTGLGTSNTQHTKDPIGETQETQQIPITAASPPTQANMDELKKFIQDQFKPLTASMEALHMQLATLQRQNVVLRGCMCQHTQRSHDQFNFTIQYIH from the coding sequence ATGGATATCAGGCTGATTAGGCATCTACTCCATGGCTCAACCAACCAACCTGCCTTACCTCCCAAGACCATGACAGTTAGACTTCAACCCTTCAAACGTGCAGCAAAAAGAAGACGTGTCGAAGATTCTGATAATGAACATAGCGATGATGCTTCCATAAACGAGCAAGAATCAGAAGTAGAGCTAGCCTGCCTTGACCTAAACTTGCCTCTTCCTACCCTAACTTTGTCTTCACCAATCAATGACCCAATTGATCCAACGCATCAAACTGAAACGCATGAGGATCAAGTTGGTGAGACTCACAACCCCTGCTTTTCTCCTCCAAGATCCCTAATATTGTCCTCCTTCATCCCTCCAACAACCGTTTATGAACCAACTGGGTTGGGAACAAGCAACACCCAACATACAAAAGACCCAATTGGGGAAACACAAGAAACCCAACAAATCCCTATCACTGCAGCCTCACCTCCAACACAAGCCAACATGGATGAGCTAAAAAAGTTCATTCAAGACCAATTCAAACCATTGACCGCATCCATGGAAGCACTTCACATGCAGTTGGCAACATTACAACGCCAGAATGTAGTGTTAAGGGGTTGCATGTGCCAACATACGCAAAGAAGCCATGACCAGTTTAACTTCACAATTCAGTATATCCACTAG